The Arthrobacter sp. D5-1 genome segment GACATGCGCAGCCGTTCCAGCTGGCGGACATCGGTGTATCCATGCAGTTGCACGGCGACCGTTTTGCCGCGCACGCCCTCGACCAGCAGCATATCCACCAGCGTGGCGGTGGTTTCGTCACTGCTGATCCCGACGTCGGCAAGTCCTGCAGCGCGCACGGCACCGCGGGCCTTGGGGCCGCGGACGAACATGCGGCAGGCGGACAGGGTTTCCAGGAGTTGCTCGCCGATACCGAAGGAATCGGCGGCTTCGCACCAGCGGCGCATGCCGTAGGCGGTGGTGGCGATGCAGATGTCCGGCTTGGCCGCGATGATGGTGCGGGTGTCCTCGATGAGGACCATGTCTTCCTGCACAGGGGCGATCTTCAAAGCGGGGGCGTGCAACACGCTGGCTCCGCGACGCTCCAGTGCCTCAATGAGGTCACGGGAGCGGCGGTGCGAGGTGACGCCGATTCGGAATCCGTCCAGCGGGGCGTCGACGGCTTCGGAAACCTCCGGAGCGGCAGTAGCGTCGTGGACTTCGATGGCGCGTGCAACAGTCATGTGTTTTTACCTTCAGGCTTCAAGGAGCGAAGCCGCCAGGCGGCTCAGTTCAGCGGATGCTTCTGCATGGTTGCGGTTGGCTTCAGCCACCCGGACCACCTCGCCGATGACCAGCACGGCCGGGTTGCTGCAGCCTGTGGCAGCTGTTTCGATCGTACCCAGATCAGCGATGGTGGTGCGCTGCCCCGGGCGGTAGCCACGTTCCACCACAGCCATGGGCATGTCCGCGTCCATGCCTGCCCGGCGCAGCCCTGCTGCAAGCTGGGGAAGGGTACCAATGCCCATGAGGACCACAATCGTGCCGCCAAGTCCGGCAAGGTGGGTGTGTTCCTTCTCGGTCAAGGGGGCATGGCCGGACACTACGGTGAACATGTGGCTGACTTCGCGGTGCGTGACCGGGATCCCGGCTGCGGCGGGAACGGAGATGGCGCTGGTGACACCGGATATCACCCGCACCGGGACGCCTGCCGCAACACAGGCGGCCACTTCCTCGCCGCCTCGGCCAAATACATACGGATCGCCGCCCTTGAGCCGGACCACGTTCTTGCCCAGCAGCGCAGCTTCCACCATGAGCTTCTCGATGTCACGCTGGGTCACCTTGTGCAGGCCCGGCTGCTTGCCAACATCCACGAGTTCGGCCGAGGTCAGGTCGGCCAGCTCCTGGTACGGGGCCAGACGGTCGTAGAACACCACATCGGCATCACGCAGGGCGTCCACGGCGCCAACCGTGAGCAGGTCCAAGGCTCCTGGACCTCCGCCCACCAAGGTCACGTGGCCGTCGGCGCCCGGTGCCGGCTCAAACGCGACAGGTATCCCCGCATCGCGGCAGCGTTCCACCAGCGGCAGCCACCCTGCGTCGCCGTCGTCCACTATCGCCACTAGGAACGGGCGCTCCGGAAGTTGACCGTCGCCCGGTACACCTTCCGGGGTGCTCAGCCGGTACACGTTGGCACCGGCGCTCTGATAGCGGCGGATGGCCTGGCGGGCGGACTTTTCCGATCCCGTGACAAGGACGTCACGGCCGGTGAGATCAATGGTGAGCTGCATGGTGAACCCCTAGTTTCCTGCGCCGACGGTTTCGCTGCGGACCGGGATGGTGGAAGCGATGAGCACGCCGCCCTTTTCCTCGTTGGTGGCCGGGCGGATCTGGCCGCGCTCCGGAACGAAGGAGATGGACTCGTCCTTCTGGTCGGGGGCGTTGACGAACGAACGGAAACGGCGGAGGCGCTCCGGGTCCTTCAAGGTCTCGGCCCACTCGTCCTCGTAGGTGTCGATGTGCTTGGCCATGGCCGCTTCAAGCTCTTCGGCGATGCCCAGGGAGTCGTTGACCACTACCTCCTCGACGTGCTTGATGCCGCCGTCGAGTTCTTCCTGCCAGCGCGCGGTGCGCTGGAGGCGGTCAGCGGTGCGGATGTAGTACATGAGGTAGCGGTCGATGTACTTGAGCAGCGTTTCGTCGTCCAGGTCCTTGGCCAGCAGCTGGGCGTGGGCCGGAGTTGCACCACCGTTGCCACCGACGTACAGGTTCCAGCCATCGGCCGTGGCGATGACGCCCACGTCCTTGCCGCGGGCTTCGGCACATTCGCGGGCGCAACCGGACACGCCCATCTTCAGCTTGTGCGGGCTGCGGAGGCCACGGTAGCGAAGCTCCAAAGCGATGGCCATGGCTACCGAATCCTGGACACCGAAACGGCACCATGTGGATCCAACACAGGACTTCACTGTACGGAGGCTCTTGCCGTAGGCCTGGCCGGACTCGAAACCGGCGTCCACCAGTTCCTTCCAGATGTCCGGGAGCTGCTCCAGGCGGGCACCGAACATATCAATGCGCTGGCCGCCGGTGATCTTGGTGTAGAGGTTGTACTTCTCGGCAACTGCGGCGATGACGCCGAGGCCCTTGGGCGTGATCTCACCACCGGCGATGCGGGGGACCACGGAGTACGTGCCGTCCTTCTGCATGTTCGCCAAGGCGCGGTCGTTGGTGTCCTGAAGGGAGCCGCGGCCGGCATCCAGGACGTAGGCCGAGTGCTGGCTGGCCAGGATGGAGGCGATGGTCGGCTTGCAGATGTCGCAGCCGGCACCGGTGCCGTACTTGGCCATGATCTCTTCGAAGGAGGTGAGTTCCAGGACGCGGATGGCGTCGAACAGTTCCTGCCGGGAGAGACTGATGTGCTCGCACAGCGCCTTGGAGACCTCGATGCCGGACTTCGTCAGTTCGCCCTCGAGGAGCTTCTTCAGCATGGGGACACAAGAACCGCACTGCGTGCCGGCGCGGGTGCAGCCCTTGAGTTCGCCGAGTTCCTGGACGGGAGCATTGCCTTCGCATGCTCCGCATCCGTTGATGGTGTCCCGGATGGTCCCGGCCGCAACGTTGTTGCAGGAGCACAGGATGGCGTCGTCCGGCAGTTCGGTCTCGGGAGCTTCGCCGCCACCGGCGGCGCTCAAGTATGCACCGGGCTCTGCCGCGAGCTCGCGTCCCAGCAGCGGGCGGAGGCTCATGTAGGGGGAAGCGTCGCCCACGAAGATACCGCCCAGGAGGGTCTTGGCATCGTCTGTGGTGACAATCTTCTGGTAGACGCCACGTGCGGGGTCGGCGTAGACGATTTCCAGGGAGTGCTCGGTCCGGGCAAAGGCGTCGCCGAAGCTGGCAACGTCCACGCCGGACAACTTGAGCTTGGTGGCAGTGTCAAAGCCGGGGAACGTCGCTTCGCCACCATGCAGGCGGTCCGCAACGATCTCGGCCATGGTGTTGGCGGGTGCTACCAAGCCAAGGCACATGCCTTCAAAGTTGGCCACTTCGCCGATGGCCCAGATGCCGTCCACTTCGGTGGCGCAGAAGTCGTTGATGACCACGCCGCCGCGTTGACCCAGGCTGAAGAGCTGTTCCTCGCCGTCTGCGGCGCGGAAGAGATCATCACGGGGCTTGACGCCAATGGCAACAATCACGAGGTCGGCATCAATAGTGCGGCCGTCAGCCATGAGGACACCGGTGACGTTTCCGTCGTCGTCCGTCACCACCTCCGAAGGGAAGACGCCACCGTGGACTTCGAAGCCCTTTGCCTCGATCAGGCGACCCAGAGACTGGCCGGCTCCCTCGTCCAACTGGGTATTCATGAGCCACGGAGCGCCGTTGATGACGATCGGAGTGGCGCCCAACTGCTCGGTACCGGCAGCGGACTCAAGTCCCAGCAGTCCACCACCAATGGTGACGGCGTTGACCTTGCGGCCCAGCTTTTCGCGAAGACCGGCAATGGCCCTGTTGATCGCCCACACGTCCTCGAGCGTGCGGTAAACGTGGGTGTGTTCAGCCCCGGGAATAGGGAGACGGGCAGCGTCCGAGCCCGAGGCCACTACCAGGTGGTCGTATTCGTACTTGTTCCCCGCGGCGGTGAGGACGCTCTTGGCCACCGGGTCAATCTTGACGGCGCGCTCGCCGGTCTTGAGGGTCAATGCCTCGTGGTCCCACATGGACGCTTCCCCCAAGGTGAGGTCAACATCGGTTTCCGTGAGGGCTTTGCTCAACGCTACGCGGTCGTAGGGGAGGTGTGCCTCTTCGGTCAGCACCGTAACCTGCCAACCTTCAAGACCGCGATTGACCATGGCATCAGCGAAACGGTGGGCAGCGGGCCCGCCGCCGACGACGACGACGCGGCGCGGGTTCTCTGTACTTGAAGTGTGTCCGGTCACTGGTGGGCCTTTCGCAGATGTTGCAGACGGATCTGTCGCAACTTGTGGTTCCAGCCTAGGGACGGGCAGTTTCGCTTCAGTTTCCCTTTTGTTTCGTGATCTTAACTTCTGCATCACAACCGCATTTCGCGGGGTGTGAGGTCTCTTTTACGCGTTGGACACAAACCCGGACACCTGACGAAACACCCGGGTCCTAGCGTGGAAGAGCGGCCGCAAGCGTGGCCCGGTCCGGGGGAGTGACGGTGGGAACAGCCACCACCCGGACACAGTGAGAGGGGCTGAAATGACCGTAATTCTGGACCGTGCCGAGGATCTGACCACCACCGGCGAGTGGCACGTCGTGTGCCCGGTGGATGAGCTCGAAATCGCCTGGGGCGAAGCGGCACTGATCGCCGGCCGCCAGGTTGCCCTGTTCCGCACTACGCCCACCGAAGTATTCGCTGTGGCACAGCAGGACCCGGCAACACTGGCCAACGTCATGGCGCGCGGCATCATTGGATCCCGCGGAAGCCGGCCGACCATCGCATCGCCGCTCCACAAAGAGGTCTACGACCTCGAAACCGGCGAGTGCTTCACCAACCCCGAACTGAGGCTCGATGTCTTCGCCACCCGTTTGGTGGACGGCTTTATCGAGGTTGAACTCTAAGCCAAGCCGGCTAAAGGCCCATGCTTCCTAAAGGCCCAGTGCTTCGCGGACATCCCTGAGGACGTCGTCCAGCGATGTCCGCGCTGCCTGGCGGGCAGCGGGGAGTTCCGCTGCGGAGTCCACGGCCTGAATGACTTCCAGGTAGCACTTGAGTTTGGGCTCCGTGCCGCTAGGCCGGATGATGACCCGGCTTTGGTCCCGGGTGAGGTACAACAGACCGTCTGTGGGCGGCAAGGCTTCGCTTCCCTCGGCGAGGTCAGTGAAGACCTCGACGGCGGAGCCACCGAACGCTTCCGGCGGGTTGACCCGCAGGCGGTTCATCATGGCATCCAGGAGTCCCAAGTCCGCTACCCGGATGCTCAACTGATCGCTGGCGTGCAGGCCGTGCACCAGGTAGAGGTCATCGAGCGTGTCGAAGATCGTCTTGCCCTCGGCTTTGGCAGCGGCGGCCAATTCCGCGATCAGGACTGCAGCTGAAATGCCGTCCTTATCGCGCACCAGATCCGGTGCCACACAGTAGCCCAGTGCCTCCTCATATCCGTAGCTGAGGCCGGGAACCCGTGAAATCCATTTGAAGCCCGTCAGCGTTTCCTCATGCTTGTACCCTGCGGCCGCGGCGATCCGCGACAGCAGCCGCGAGGAAACGATCGAGTTCGCGAAGACGCCGTCACGGGGTTCTTCGCCATCACTGACTGCCATGCGGGCCACAATGTGGGCACCCAGCAGCGCACCCACTTCATCGCCCCGGAGCATGCGCCAGGACCCCGTCGAGGGATCCAACGCGGCGACCGCAGCCCGGTCGGCGTCGGGGTCGTTGGCCAAAACGATGTCCGCACCCGCGTCTGCGGCGGCCGCGAGGGCCAGGTCCAGTGCGCCGGGCTCCTCCGGGTTGGGGAACGCGACTGTGGGGAAGTCCGGGTCCGGCTCGGCCTGTTCGGCCACGAGGGTTACATCCGTGAAACCCGCTGTCTTCAGGACGGAGACAGCCGTTTCACCGCCCACACCGTGCATGGGCGTCAGGACGATCTTGAGGTCCCTGGCGGGGAAGTGTTCACGATCCACCAGGCCGGCCATGGCGGATTCATAGTCGGCGGCAATGGCCGTCGGCAGCACTGTCCACCCACTGTCTGCCAGTTCGATGGAGTCCAAGGCACCCACGGCTTCAATCCGGGCGGCTATCTCTGCGTCGTACGGCGCGACGATCTGCGATCCGCGCCCGCTTTCCGACACTGCATGTCGTCCCAGGTAGACCTTATAGCCGTTGTCCTGCGGCGGGTTGTGGCTGGCTGTCACCATCACGCCGCCGTCGCAATCCAGGTTCCTGACCGCGTAGGCGAGCAACGGCGTCGGAAGAGCTGCCGGCATCAGGAACGTCTCGATGCCTGCCGCCGTGAAGATCGCCGCAGTTTCCTCCGCGAAAATATCCGAGTTGTAGCGGGCATCGAAGCCGACGACGGCGCGAGGCCGGGTTCCCGGCGCAGCGGCAGCTACCGTTTCGGTGAGGAAGGCCGCCAAGCCCGCCGCGGCCCGGCGGACGACCACGCGGTTCATGCGGTTTGGCCCCGGGC includes the following:
- the cobA gene encoding uroporphyrinogen-III C-methyltransferase — encoded protein: MQLTIDLTGRDVLVTGSEKSARQAIRRYQSAGANVYRLSTPEGVPGDGQLPERPFLVAIVDDGDAGWLPLVERCRDAGIPVAFEPAPGADGHVTLVGGGPGALDLLTVGAVDALRDADVVFYDRLAPYQELADLTSAELVDVGKQPGLHKVTQRDIEKLMVEAALLGKNVVRLKGGDPYVFGRGGEEVAACVAAGVPVRVISGVTSAISVPAAAGIPVTHREVSHMFTVVSGHAPLTEKEHTHLAGLGGTIVVLMGIGTLPQLAAGLRRAGMDADMPMAVVERGYRPGQRTTIADLGTIETAATGCSNPAVLVIGEVVRVAEANRNHAEASAELSRLAASLLEA
- the nirB gene encoding nitrite reductase large subunit NirB, producing the protein MTGHTSSTENPRRVVVVGGGPAAHRFADAMVNRGLEGWQVTVLTEEAHLPYDRVALSKALTETDVDLTLGEASMWDHEALTLKTGERAVKIDPVAKSVLTAAGNKYEYDHLVVASGSDAARLPIPGAEHTHVYRTLEDVWAINRAIAGLREKLGRKVNAVTIGGGLLGLESAAGTEQLGATPIVINGAPWLMNTQLDEGAGQSLGRLIEAKGFEVHGGVFPSEVVTDDDGNVTGVLMADGRTIDADLVIVAIGVKPRDDLFRAADGEEQLFSLGQRGGVVINDFCATEVDGIWAIGEVANFEGMCLGLVAPANTMAEIVADRLHGGEATFPGFDTATKLKLSGVDVASFGDAFARTEHSLEIVYADPARGVYQKIVTTDDAKTLLGGIFVGDASPYMSLRPLLGRELAAEPGAYLSAAGGGEAPETELPDDAILCSCNNVAAGTIRDTINGCGACEGNAPVQELGELKGCTRAGTQCGSCVPMLKKLLEGELTKSGIEVSKALCEHISLSRQELFDAIRVLELTSFEEIMAKYGTGAGCDICKPTIASILASQHSAYVLDAGRGSLQDTNDRALANMQKDGTYSVVPRIAGGEITPKGLGVIAAVAEKYNLYTKITGGQRIDMFGARLEQLPDIWKELVDAGFESGQAYGKSLRTVKSCVGSTWCRFGVQDSVAMAIALELRYRGLRSPHKLKMGVSGCARECAEARGKDVGVIATADGWNLYVGGNGGATPAHAQLLAKDLDDETLLKYIDRYLMYYIRTADRLQRTARWQEELDGGIKHVEEVVVNDSLGIAEELEAAMAKHIDTYEDEWAETLKDPERLRRFRSFVNAPDQKDESISFVPERGQIRPATNEEKGGVLIASTIPVRSETVGAGN
- the nirD gene encoding nitrite reductase small subunit NirD, whose translation is MTVILDRAEDLTTTGEWHVVCPVDELEIAWGEAALIAGRQVALFRTTPTEVFAVAQQDPATLANVMARGIIGSRGSRPTIASPLHKEVYDLETGECFTNPELRLDVFATRLVDGFIEVEL
- a CDS encoding phospho-sugar mutase, encoding MTSSDAAFEQLLTDAREWASQDPDPATAAALEELADLASGGDAGAAQELGDSFNGTLQFGTAGLRAALGPGPNRMNRVVVRRAAAGLAAFLTETVAAAAPGTRPRAVVGFDARYNSDIFAEETAAIFTAAGIETFLMPAALPTPLLAYAVRNLDCDGGVMVTASHNPPQDNGYKVYLGRHAVSESGRGSQIVAPYDAEIAARIEAVGALDSIELADSGWTVLPTAIAADYESAMAGLVDREHFPARDLKIVLTPMHGVGGETAVSVLKTAGFTDVTLVAEQAEPDPDFPTVAFPNPEEPGALDLALAAAADAGADIVLANDPDADRAAVAALDPSTGSWRMLRGDEVGALLGAHIVARMAVSDGEEPRDGVFANSIVSSRLLSRIAAAAGYKHEETLTGFKWISRVPGLSYGYEEALGYCVAPDLVRDKDGISAAVLIAELAAAAKAEGKTIFDTLDDLYLVHGLHASDQLSIRVADLGLLDAMMNRLRVNPPEAFGGSAVEVFTDLAEGSEALPPTDGLLYLTRDQSRVIIRPSGTEPKLKCYLEVIQAVDSAAELPAARQAARTSLDDVLRDVREALGL